From the genome of Latilactobacillus curvatus JCM 1096 = DSM 20019:
ATCTCCTCACAACCTGGTGGCGATGTGCCCCGTGCGCAACAACATTTAAACGTGATTGAAGCTGCTAAAAAGGCTGGCGTTAAGTGGATTGCTTATACGAGTTTCCCACACGCTGATCAAGCAACAGGTGCTTTAGCAAGTGATCACATTCAAACTGAAAAAGCATTGGCAGCATCAGGCATTGATCATACATTCTTACGCAATAACTGGTATCTTGAAAACGAAATGGATAGCATTAAAGGCGCATTAGCAGGTCAACCATTTGTTTATGGCGCTGGTGAAGGGCATGTTGGTTGGGCACTCGAACACGACTATGCTGAAGCTGCGGCTAAGGTATTAGTCAACGATCAACCAAAAGCGATTTATGAATTTTCCGGTGCGCCAGCCACTTATGCGGATTTAGCTCAAGCGATTAGCGAGTTGACTAATCAAGAATTTAAGGTAGTATCATTAGATGCGGCTGATTATCGTCAAAGCCTCGAAGACAACGGCTTACCTGCTGAAGTCGCTGAAATTGTCACTGGTATTCAAACAATGATTCAAGATGGTGATTTAGATGAAACCACTTCTGATTTACCCGATGTCTTA
Proteins encoded in this window:
- a CDS encoding SDR family oxidoreductase gives rise to the protein MKYAITAVTGRFGQVAMKTLADLVPAEQIIGLARNTEKATKMVPAGVTVRPGDYNDVATLTESLKGVDRLLFISSQPGGDVPRAQQHLNVIEAAKKAGVKWIAYTSFPHADQATGALASDHIQTEKALAASGIDHTFLRNNWYLENEMDSIKGALAGQPFVYGAGEGHVGWALEHDYAEAAAKVLVNDQPKAIYEFSGAPATYADLAQAISELTNQEFKVVSLDAADYRQSLEDNGLPAEVAEIVTGIQTMIQDGDLDETTSDLPDVLGRPLPSLKEALQTIIK